In Sorghum bicolor cultivar BTx623 chromosome 8, Sorghum_bicolor_NCBIv3, whole genome shotgun sequence, one genomic interval encodes:
- the LOC110429615 gene encoding uncharacterized protein LOC110429615, translated as MTCPKRDIRCLRLNFLQEAKFPDGYASNIQRCLNADSLKWQGLKTHDCHILLQRIIPAGLRGLLDDDIYQTLAELGKFFRELCSQKLNKDVLARMKTEIPVILCKLEKIFPPAFFDVMVHLAVHLPDEAILRGPVQFGWMYPIERRLYTLKRSVRNKARPEGSIAEAYVADEALTFVSRYMDDVETRFNRLPRNVGFSNPSAYTVDVFGHGVNLIGACDLSYSEELDKMAWYVFHNCDQADKYIKMFEDELRASGVQAADLERRTEHGFASWFRNYMWRLNASEDVDDDIFALACGPDLRVRSYSTCIVNGVRFCTVERDKNKKIQNSGVACSSPYGSKMMDFYGTLKEIIELEYHAKDDGGKRTVVLFRCDWYKLDGKNTAIRDDGFCKSIHIGSLWYKKDCFILANQATQVFYLPDIRNGTNWRIVQTFKHRHLYNVSEIDGVVSTAAPYQEQTCVVDIGRRPEVSEILPDMPLNRVDEASLHVDSAEVARLRKENESTSTYEDEEGDEIEDDTLMEYLSEEETVPVEVDSDDE; from the exons ATGACATGCCCAAAGCGCGATATACGCTGTCTAAGACTAAATTTCTTGCAGGAGGCCAAGTTTCCAGACGGATATGCTTCAAATATACAAAGATGCTTAAATGCTGACTCACTGAAGTGGCAAGGCCTAAAAACTCATGACTGCCACATTCTTTTGCAAAGGATTATACCAGCTGGGTTGAGAGGGCTTTTGGATGATGATATATATCAAACACTTGCTGAGTTGGGCAAATTCTTTAGGGAATTGTGCAGCCAAAAACTAAACAAAGATGTCTTGGCTCGAATGAAGACTGAAATACCAGTCATATTGTGCAAGCTTGAGAAAATCTTCCCCCCTGCTTTTTTTGATGTCATGGTTCACCTTGCTGTCCACTTGCCTGATGAGGCCATCCTCCGTGGGCCAGTGCAGTTTGGGTGGATGTACCCAATTGAACGGCGCTTGTATACATTGAAGAGGTCAGTTAGGAACAAGGCACGCCCAGAAGGCTCAATTGCAGAGGCTTATGTGGCAGATGAAGCCCTCACATTTGTCTCGAGATACATGGATGATGTAGAGACAAGGTTTAATCGGCTTCCAAGAAATGTTGGATTTTCAAATCCTTCAGCCTATACTGTTGATGTTTTTGGGCATGGTGTTAATCTTATTGGTGCATGTGATCTTTCATACTCCGAGGAACTTGATAAGATGGCTTGGTATGTTTTCCATAATTGTGATCAGGCCGACAAGTACATAAA AATGTTTGAAGATGAATTAAGAGCATCAGGGGTGCAAGCTGCAGACCTTGAAAGAAGGACAGAGCATGGATTTGCAAGTTGGTTCAGGAACTAT ATGTGGAGGTTGAATGCATCAGAAGATGTAGATGATGACATATTTGCCCTAGCTTGTGGTCCTGACCTTAGAGTGAGATCATACTCCACATGTATTGTCAATGGTGTGCGGTTTTGCACCGTTGAGCGTGACAAAAACAAGAAGATACAAAATTCTGGTGTGGCCTGTTCAAGCCCGTATGGAAGTAAGATGATGGATTTTTATGGTACATTGAAAGAGATTATAGAGTTAGAGTACCATGCCAAGGACGATGGTGGAAAAAGAACTGTTGTTCTTTTTAGATGTGATTGGTACAAATTGGATGGTAAGAATACTGCAATAAGGGATGATGGATTTTGTAAAAGCATCCATATTGGCAGCTTGTGGTACAAGAAAGACTGTTTTATTTTGGCAAATCAAGCTACACAGGTATTCTATTTGCCAGATATTAGGAATGGAACAAATTGGCGGATTGTGCAGACATTTAAGCATCGTCATTTGTACAATGTGTCCGAAATAGATGGTGTCGTATCCACTGCTGCACCCTATCAAGAGCAGACATGTGTTGTGGACATTGGGAGAAGACCAGAAGTTTCTGAAATCTTGCCTGACATGCCTTTGAACAGAGTTGATGAGGCTAGCCTTCATGTTGATTCTGCTGAGGTTGCTCGACTTAGAAAGGAGAATGAATCAACGAGTACTTATGAAGATGAAGAGGGTGATGAGATTGAGGATGACACACTGATGGAGTACTTGAGTGAAGAAGAAACTGTCCCTGTTGAGGTTGACAGCGATGATGAGTAG
- the LOC8063248 gene encoding uncharacterized protein LOC8063248 codes for MVNTRSAAGVTPLVKPTSATPTVKTTSAAGVTLLVKTTSAAPTVKKTSAAGAATLVKATSTTPTVKTTSAADMTPLVKTTTAAPTVKTTSAAGATTLVKATSTTPTVTTTSAADMTPLVKATTASDATATISQAPLVSMKNTGTKRARRPPWQEEYQEPPLTDYELFRMKKCLRNNTYMHSLGLPVLAQLCKNTFVPQEKQQQKDKEDSGSEYNGEDEANNDAHLSDDDLEPSTVSSKKKATTNKRKRGADKEQPRMQSSIVTRGMKKRPDDVSAMNIQADIPNQAAEEADAGEQNEQERNELNLDATPNGETVNDVNENGETHASNVAEDELLDEEDRTRGPSIGRELVQMTRSRKKKLPLVIEPGKRRPKSVMIAAKFATKCNIAVRQIVPIFPHWKEYKKYPKMIDAYISRVVTKFHTDTNSVPVKKACLAMMKEAVRQQRYKLKKRYFDAFPLHQVPKTSPVGTMTDVQWDHLVEHWKKEEKMVTCEKNRENRSKVQFHQTTGSRSYEMHIVNLAEKYKNEPPNALELFKETHYSKKKGFSPAVQSLVVEIEDNLNQPVDEALEPKDVTEVLSEALVQKTKKNRFLVNVGLKSSATRGSAEYDLQEELVVEKQTSSDLREIVKTQQQQMDEMMKKLEEKEAAMAKREEESKKREANIDALIKTFMSMVPGDQATQ; via the exons ATGGTCAACACGAGGAGCGCGGCGGGCGTGACCCCGCTGGTGAAGCCGACGAGCGCCACCCCGACGGTGAAGACGACGAGCGCGGCGGGCGTGACCCTGCTGGTGAAGACGACGAGCGCGGCCCCAACGGTGAAGAAGACGAGCGCGGCGGGCGCGGCCACGCTGGTGAAGGCGACGAGCACGACCCCGACGGTGAAGACGACGAGCGCGGCGGACATGACCCCGCTGGTGAAGACGACGACCGCGGCCCCAACGGTGAAGACAACGAGCGCGGCGGGCGCGACCACGCTGGTGAAGGCGACGAGCACGACCCCGACGGTGACGACGACGAGCGCGGCGGACATGACCCCGCTGGTGAAGGCGACGACCGCGTCGGACGCCACTGCCACCATCTCGCAggcaccactggtgtcgatgaAGAACACGGGCACAAAACGAGCGAGGAGGCCACCGTGGCAAGAGGAGTATCAAG AACCTCCGCTCACTGATTATGAACTCTTTCGGATGAAGAAGTGTCTCCGCAACAACACATACATGCACTCACTAGGACTTCCTGTGTTAGCGCAGCTCTGTAAGAACACTTTTGTTCCCCAGGaaaagcagcagcagaaagacaAAGAAGACTCTGGTTCGGAGTACAATGGTGAAGATGAGGCTAACAATGATGCCCATCTAAGTGATGATGACCTGGAACCTTCTACTGTATCATCTAAG AAGAAAGCAACAACAAACAAGAGAAAGAGAGGTGCTGACAAGGAACAACCTCGGATGCAATCTAGTATTGTCACAAGGGGAATGAAGAAACGTCCAGATGATGTTAGTGCAATGAATATTCAGGCTGATATCCCTAATCAGGCAGCAGAGGAAG CTGATGCAGGTGAGCAAAATGAGCAAGAACGCAATGAGCTGAACCTGGATGCCACTCCAAATGGCGAAACAGTGAATGATGTCAATGAAAATGGAGAAACACATGCTTCCAACGTTGCTGAAG ATGAACTACTTGATGAGGAAGACAGGACAAGGGGACCTAGTATTGGGAGAGAACTTGTTCAAATGACTCGCTCGAGGAAGAAAAAACTTCCTTTGGTTATTGAGCCAGGGAAGAGAAGACCAAAGTCGGTGATGATCGCTGCAAAATTTGCAACGAAGTGCAACATTGCAGTAAGACAAATTGTTCCGATATTTCCACATTGGAAGGAATACAAGAAGTATCCAAAGATGATCGACGCGTACATATCGAGAGTTGTT ACAAAGTTTCATACGGATACAAATTCAGTACCTGTGAAAAAAGCATGTCTGGCTATGATGAAGGAAGCTGTTCGCCAGCAGCGCTACAAGCTAAAAAAGAGGTATTTTGATGCTTTCCCACTGCATCAGgtgcccaaaacttctcctgtggGTACTATGACTGATGTGCAATGGGATCATCTTGTGGAACACTGGAAAAAGGAGGAAAAAATG GTGACTTGTGAGAAGAACAGAGAGAACAGAAGCAAAGTGCAGTTCCATCAGACCACTGGTTCTCGCAGCTATGAAATGCACATTGTAAATTTG GCGGAGAAGTACAAAAATGAACCACCAAATGCACTGGAACTATTTAAAGAGACACACTACAGCAAAAAGAAAGGATTTTCTCCTGCAGTTCAATCTCTTGTT GTTGAAATAGAGGACAACCTGAATCAACctgttgatgaagctcttgaacCAAAGGATGTCACTGAGGTGCTCTCTGAGGCTCTTGTTCAGAAAACTAAGAAGAACAGATTTCTTGTAAATGTGGGGCTGAAAAGCAGTGCTACCCGTGGTAGTGCTGAGTATGACCTACAAGAGGAACTGGTGGTAGAGAAGCAAACTTCAAGTGACCTTAGGGAGATTGTCAAGACTCAACAACAGCAAATGGATGAAATGATGAAGAAGTTGGAGGAAAAAGAAGCAGCTATGGCTAAGAGAGAAGAGGAGTCGAAGAAAAGGGAAGCTAACATTGATGCACTAATCAAGACTTTCATGTCCATGGTTCCAGGAGACCAAGCAACACAGTAA